From the genome of Camelus dromedarius isolate mCamDro1 chromosome 19, mCamDro1.pat, whole genome shotgun sequence, one region includes:
- the CDKN1A gene encoding cyclin-dependent kinase inhibitor 1 isoform X2 — MSEPSRDAHQIPRSSKACRRLFGPVDSEQLSRDCDALMASCVQEARDRWNFDFVTETPLEGDFAWERVRGLGLPKLYLPAGPRGAWDDLGGGKRPSTSPALLQGTSQEDHVDLSLSCTLVPRSPERPEESPGGPGTSQGRKRRQTSMTDFYHSKRRLIFSKRKP; from the exons ATGTCGGAGCCATCCAGGGATGCCCATCAGATCCCACGCAGCAGCAAGGCGTGCCGTCGCCTCTTTGGCCCAGTGGACAGTGAGCAACTGAGCCGGGACTGTGACGCACTGATGGCCAGCTGTGTGCAGGAGGCCCGGGATCGATGGAACTTCGACTTTGTCACCGAGACACCGCTGGAGGGTGACTTTGCCTGGGAGCGTGTGCGGGGCCTTGGCCTGCCCAAGCTCTACCTGCCTGCAGGGCCCCGGGGGGCCTGGGATGACCTGGGAGGGGGCAAGCGGCCCAGCACCTCGCCTGCCCTGCTGCAGGGGACATCTCAGGAGGACCACGTGGACCTGTCACTGTCTTGCACCCTTGTGCCTCGCTCCCCTGAGCGGCCTGAGGAGTCCCCAGGTGGGCCTGGCACCTCTCAGGGCCGAAAACGGCGGCAGACCAGCATGACAG ATTTCTATCACTCCAAACGCCGGCTGATCTTCTCCAAGAGGAAGCCCTAA
- the CDKN1A gene encoding cyclin-dependent kinase inhibitor 1 isoform X1, with amino-acid sequence MAAAATMSEPSRDAHQIPRSSKACRRLFGPVDSEQLSRDCDALMASCVQEARDRWNFDFVTETPLEGDFAWERVRGLGLPKLYLPAGPRGAWDDLGGGKRPSTSPALLQGTSQEDHVDLSLSCTLVPRSPERPEESPGGPGTSQGRKRRQTSMTDFYHSKRRLIFSKRKP; translated from the exons aTGGCAG CTGCAGCCACCATGTCGGAGCCATCCAGGGATGCCCATCAGATCCCACGCAGCAGCAAGGCGTGCCGTCGCCTCTTTGGCCCAGTGGACAGTGAGCAACTGAGCCGGGACTGTGACGCACTGATGGCCAGCTGTGTGCAGGAGGCCCGGGATCGATGGAACTTCGACTTTGTCACCGAGACACCGCTGGAGGGTGACTTTGCCTGGGAGCGTGTGCGGGGCCTTGGCCTGCCCAAGCTCTACCTGCCTGCAGGGCCCCGGGGGGCCTGGGATGACCTGGGAGGGGGCAAGCGGCCCAGCACCTCGCCTGCCCTGCTGCAGGGGACATCTCAGGAGGACCACGTGGACCTGTCACTGTCTTGCACCCTTGTGCCTCGCTCCCCTGAGCGGCCTGAGGAGTCCCCAGGTGGGCCTGGCACCTCTCAGGGCCGAAAACGGCGGCAGACCAGCATGACAG ATTTCTATCACTCCAAACGCCGGCTGATCTTCTCCAAGAGGAAGCCCTAA
- the RAB44 gene encoding ras-related protein Rab-44 isoform X1: MESDQRVPRKGRKLGSSRRRQLRETADGEDVPVAPEPGSWSSQAAAELQGFFQDCGAKERGFVTREDLAVAKFSFLGSEEELEMIFDWVDMERKGRLSLEEFSSGLKNIFGSSLSTHRLHRQRPLPSKRESVATSFPVLEEADAAEKEAFSAFMEQLGASHLLPEQAEIWQLWRKLRQEEPQLAGNLEGFLAKMTGRLQEARADKEVLELTLRKRDSDHHREVQQLYEEMEQQIQWEKQQLQAESDSRGLALSSQMQEVLEAKEREVQRLTEGQKELEAQLHRLSSTHQEASSENQQLREAERDLAGRLEEVRGKLQVTRGHLNAARGRVSWQMEEEPSIPRAGEEKAPDPQAVSSEEAPLPGLFGDNDDWDQLLSSISSTPHRALQISWSPPPTPRAPSGPQTPRVVRQISISEPRAFLFGQEPPSDPDGAPRSPPGVTSQTKEEKAVDPDGQDISPGQSNELPSLEPKEESGPGPRVHFHWGLPGAPTGESGSLVATELKVLIPLEDRPPHPVTSPPPQAPAGPREQFQALYPGDEGPELGPVPAKLPRQREALHQDPHATGSEPGHGSPEAGALIAGLAEPSQGLEPVGQTPTERLEQSKPGPDVQESHPGGLQGAHGQILGPEGLPALAHQGLEEESRVEESKGVDRGGQDLSSELSIEALGLKTGHSELPQQDFLPASLPHDPAQAQAEAETPAPGKPSPPRDSPHTGAQPGDGAGPWEPTQTLPTRAELEAQPRPPPTTAHAEEQGPPQSRDPRAENWPKDPGMDSRGAGSTPFPGEHMASEPPSANPDYAFHVIFLGDSNVGKTSFLHLLHQNSFATQLTATVGVDFRVKNLMVDNKCFALQLWDTAGQERYHSMTRQLLRKADGVVLMYDVTSQESFAHVRYWLDCLQDTVSDGVVILLLGNKMDCKEERQVSTEAGQQLAQELGVSFGECSAALGHNILEPVVNLARSLKMQEDRLKGSLVEVAPEKPPKRAGCCS, encoded by the exons ATGGAGAGTGATCAGAGGGTGCCCCGAAAGGGCCGGAAGCTAGGCTCCAGCCGCCGGCGGCAGTTGCGAGAAACAGCTGATGGCGAGGATGTCCCTGTGGCCCCAGAGCCAGGCTCCTGGTCCTCCCAGGCAGCAGCAGAGCTACAGGGCTTCTTCCAGGACTGTGGTGCCAAGGAGAGGGGCTTTGTCACTCGAGAGGACCTGGCG GTGGCCAAGTTCAGCTTCCTGGGCAGTGAGGAGGAACTGGAGATGATCTTTGACTGGGTGGATATGGAACGGAAGGGACGTCTCTCCCTTGAAGAATTCAGCTCTGGGCTCA AGAACATCTTTGGCTCCAGCTTGAGCACCCACAGGCTACATAGACAGAGGCCACTGCCTTCCAAGCGAGAATCTGTAGCCACCAGCTTCCCAGTGCTGGAGGAGGCCGATGCTGCAGAGAAGGAGGCATTCTCTGCTTTCATGGAGCAGCTGGGGGCCAGCCACTTACTTCCTGA GCAGGCGGAAATCTGGCAGCTGTGGAGGAAGCTGCGGCAGGAGGAGCCCCAGCTGGCGGGCAACCTGGAGGGCTTTCTAGCCAAGATGACTGGCCGCCTGCAGGAGGCACGGGCTGACAAGGAGGTTCTGGAACTGACCCTGAGGAA GCGGGACTCTGACCACCATCGCGAGGTTCAGCAACTCTACGAGGAAATGGAGCAGCAGATCCAgtgggagaagcagcagctgcaggCTGAG AGTGACTCCCGGGGCCTGGCCCTCAGCTCCCAGATGCAGGAGGTACTGGAGGCCAAAGAACGTGAGGTGCAGCGGCTGACTGAGGGCCAGAAGGAG CTGGAGGCCCAGCTCCACCGCCTCAGCAGCACACACCAGGAGGCCAGCTCGGAGAACCAGCAGCTTCGGGAGGCCGAGCGTGACCTGGCTGGGCGGCTGGAGGAGGTGCGGGGAAAGCTGCAGGTGACCAGGGGGCACCTGAATGCTGCCAGGGGCCGTGTGTCCTGGCAGATGGAGGAGGAACCGAG TATCCCCAGAGCAGGTGAGGAGAAGGCTCCAGACCCTCAGGCAGTCTCCTCTGAGGAGGCTCCCCTGCCGGGACTGTTTGGGGACAACGATGACTGGGACCAGCTCCTGAGCAGCATCAGCAGCACCCCCCACAGAGCCCTGCAGATCTCCTGgagcccacccccaaccccgagAGCCCCCTCAGGCCCCCAGACACCCCGAGTGGTCAGGCAGATCTCTATATCGGAGCCACGTGCTTTTCTGTTTGGTCAGGAGCCACCTTCAGATCCAGATGGGGCTCCAAGGAGCCCCCCTGGAGTGACTTCCCAGACCAAGGAAGAGAAAGCAGTGGATCCAGATGGGCAGGACATCAGCCCAGGGCAGTCCAATGAACTCCCCAGCCTGGAACCCAAGGAGGAGTCAGGGCCTGGGCCTCGGGTCCACTTCCATTGGGGTCTCCCAGGAGCCCCAACTGGGGAGTCAGGGAGTCTGGTGGCAACTGAGCTTAAAGTGCTTATTCCTTTGGAGGATAGGCCCCCTCATCCTGtgacctctccccctccccaggccccagctgggcCCAGAGAACAGTTCCAGGCCTTATACCCAGGCGATGAGGGTCCTGAGCTTGGGCCTGTCCCAGCCAAGCTGCCCAGGCAAAGAGAGGCCCTACATCAGGACCCACATGCCACTGGCTCTGAGCCAGGACATGGGTCCCCAGAAGCTGGAGCCCTCATAGCAGGGCTGGCTGAGCCCTCCCAGGGTCTGGAGCCTGTAGGTCAGACTCCCACAGAGAGATTGGAGCAGAGCAAGCCAGGCCCAGATGTGCAGGAGAGCCATCCTGGGGGGCTACAAGGAGCTCATGGCCAGATCCTTGGGCCAGAAGGGCTGCCTGCCCTCGCCCACCAGGGTCTGGAAGAGGAGTCCAGGGTGGAGGAAAGTAAAGGAGTGGACCGAGGAGGGCAGGATCTCAGTTCAGAGCTATCCATTGAGGCTCTTGGCTTGAAAACTGGGCATTCAGAACTCCCCCAGCAAGAtttcctgcctgcttccctcccacATGACCCAGCACAGGCTCAGGCCGAAGCAGAAACCCCTGCTCCTGGAAAACCATCACCTCCAAGGGACTCTCCCCACACTGGGGCTCAGCCTGGGGATGGAGCAGGGCCCTGGGAGCCTACACAAACCCTCCCAACCAGGGCTGAACTGGAAGCCCAACCCAGGCCCCCACCCACAACTGCTCACGCAGAAGAACAAGGTCCCCCTCAATCCAGAGACCCGAGGGCAGAGAACTGGCCTAAAGACCCAGGAATGGACTCCAGGGGTGCTGGGTCAACCCCATTTCCAGGGGAGCACATGGCCAGTGAGCCTCCTTCAGCCAACCCTGATTACGCCTTCCATGTCATCTTCCTGGGAGACTCGAACGTGGGCAAAACATCTTTCCTGCACCTGCTGCATCAGAACTCATTTGCTACTCAGCTGACAGCCACCGTAG GAGTGGATTTTCGGGTCAAAAACCTGATGGTGGACAACAAGTGCTTTGCGCTGCAGCTCTGGGACACGGCTGGCCAGGAGAG GTACCACAGCATGACGCGGCAGCTGCTCCGCAAAGCTGATGGAGTGGTGCTCATGTACGATGTCACCTCCCAGGAGAGCTTTGCCCATGTGCGCTACTGGCTGGACTGTCTCCAG GATACAGTGTCCGATGGGGTGGTCATCCTTCTCCTGGGAAACAAGATGGACTGTAAGGAGGAGCGGCAAGTGTCCACTGAGGCCGGGCAGCAACTGGCCCAG GAGCTGGGGGTCTCCTTTGGAGAGTGCAGTGCTGCCCTGGGTCACAACATCCTGGAGCCCGTGGTGAATCTGGCCCG GTCACTCAAGATGCAAGAAGACCGACTAAAGGGCTCACTGGTGGAGGTGGCCCCTGAGAAGCCACCAAAGAGAGCTGGTTGCTGCTCATGA
- the RAB44 gene encoding ras-related protein Rab-44 isoform X2 yields MESDQRVPRKGRKLGSSRRRQLRETADGEDVPVAPEPGSWSSQAAAELQGFFQDCGAKERGFVTREDLAVAKFSFLGSEEELEMIFDWVDMERKGRLSLEEFSSGLKNIFGSSLSTHRLHRQRPLPSKRESVATSFPVLEEADAAEKEAFSAFMEQLGASHLLPEQAEIWQLWRKLRQEEPQLAGNLEGFLAKMTGRLQEARADKEVLELTLRKRDSDHHREVQQLYEEMEQQIQWEKQQLQAESDSRGLALSSQMQEVLEAKEREVQRLTEGQKELEAQLHRLSSTHQEASSENQQLREAERDLAGRLEEVRGKLQVTRGHLNAARGRVSWQMEEEPSIPRAGEEKAPDPQAVSSEEAPLPGLFGDNDDWDQLLSSISSTPHRALQISWSPPPTPRAPSGPQTPRVVRQISISEPRAFLFGQEPPSDPDGAPRSPPGVTSQTKEEKAVDPDGQDISPGQSNELPSLEPKEESGPGPRVHFHWGLPGAPTGESGSLVATELKVLIPLEDRPPHPVTSPPPQAPAGPREQFQALYPGDEGPELGPVPAKLPRQREALHQDPHATGSEPGHGSPEAGALIAGLAEPSQGLEPVGQTPTERLEQSKPGPDVQESHPGGLQGAHGQILGPEGLPALAHQGLEEESRVEESKGVDRGGQDLSSELSIEALGLKTGHSELPQQDFLPASLPHDPAQAQAEAETPAPGKPSPPRDSPHTGAQPGDGAGPWEPTQTLPTRAELEAQPRPPPTTAHAEEQGPPQSRDPRAENWPKDPGMDSRGAGSTPFPGEHMASEPPSANPDYAFHVIFLGDSNVGKTSFLHLLHQNSFATQLTATVGVDFRVKNLMVDNKCFALQLWDTAGQERYHSMTRQLLRKADGVVLMYDVTSQESFAHVRYWLDCLQELGVSFGECSAALGHNILEPVVNLARSLKMQEDRLKGSLVEVAPEKPPKRAGCCS; encoded by the exons ATGGAGAGTGATCAGAGGGTGCCCCGAAAGGGCCGGAAGCTAGGCTCCAGCCGCCGGCGGCAGTTGCGAGAAACAGCTGATGGCGAGGATGTCCCTGTGGCCCCAGAGCCAGGCTCCTGGTCCTCCCAGGCAGCAGCAGAGCTACAGGGCTTCTTCCAGGACTGTGGTGCCAAGGAGAGGGGCTTTGTCACTCGAGAGGACCTGGCG GTGGCCAAGTTCAGCTTCCTGGGCAGTGAGGAGGAACTGGAGATGATCTTTGACTGGGTGGATATGGAACGGAAGGGACGTCTCTCCCTTGAAGAATTCAGCTCTGGGCTCA AGAACATCTTTGGCTCCAGCTTGAGCACCCACAGGCTACATAGACAGAGGCCACTGCCTTCCAAGCGAGAATCTGTAGCCACCAGCTTCCCAGTGCTGGAGGAGGCCGATGCTGCAGAGAAGGAGGCATTCTCTGCTTTCATGGAGCAGCTGGGGGCCAGCCACTTACTTCCTGA GCAGGCGGAAATCTGGCAGCTGTGGAGGAAGCTGCGGCAGGAGGAGCCCCAGCTGGCGGGCAACCTGGAGGGCTTTCTAGCCAAGATGACTGGCCGCCTGCAGGAGGCACGGGCTGACAAGGAGGTTCTGGAACTGACCCTGAGGAA GCGGGACTCTGACCACCATCGCGAGGTTCAGCAACTCTACGAGGAAATGGAGCAGCAGATCCAgtgggagaagcagcagctgcaggCTGAG AGTGACTCCCGGGGCCTGGCCCTCAGCTCCCAGATGCAGGAGGTACTGGAGGCCAAAGAACGTGAGGTGCAGCGGCTGACTGAGGGCCAGAAGGAG CTGGAGGCCCAGCTCCACCGCCTCAGCAGCACACACCAGGAGGCCAGCTCGGAGAACCAGCAGCTTCGGGAGGCCGAGCGTGACCTGGCTGGGCGGCTGGAGGAGGTGCGGGGAAAGCTGCAGGTGACCAGGGGGCACCTGAATGCTGCCAGGGGCCGTGTGTCCTGGCAGATGGAGGAGGAACCGAG TATCCCCAGAGCAGGTGAGGAGAAGGCTCCAGACCCTCAGGCAGTCTCCTCTGAGGAGGCTCCCCTGCCGGGACTGTTTGGGGACAACGATGACTGGGACCAGCTCCTGAGCAGCATCAGCAGCACCCCCCACAGAGCCCTGCAGATCTCCTGgagcccacccccaaccccgagAGCCCCCTCAGGCCCCCAGACACCCCGAGTGGTCAGGCAGATCTCTATATCGGAGCCACGTGCTTTTCTGTTTGGTCAGGAGCCACCTTCAGATCCAGATGGGGCTCCAAGGAGCCCCCCTGGAGTGACTTCCCAGACCAAGGAAGAGAAAGCAGTGGATCCAGATGGGCAGGACATCAGCCCAGGGCAGTCCAATGAACTCCCCAGCCTGGAACCCAAGGAGGAGTCAGGGCCTGGGCCTCGGGTCCACTTCCATTGGGGTCTCCCAGGAGCCCCAACTGGGGAGTCAGGGAGTCTGGTGGCAACTGAGCTTAAAGTGCTTATTCCTTTGGAGGATAGGCCCCCTCATCCTGtgacctctccccctccccaggccccagctgggcCCAGAGAACAGTTCCAGGCCTTATACCCAGGCGATGAGGGTCCTGAGCTTGGGCCTGTCCCAGCCAAGCTGCCCAGGCAAAGAGAGGCCCTACATCAGGACCCACATGCCACTGGCTCTGAGCCAGGACATGGGTCCCCAGAAGCTGGAGCCCTCATAGCAGGGCTGGCTGAGCCCTCCCAGGGTCTGGAGCCTGTAGGTCAGACTCCCACAGAGAGATTGGAGCAGAGCAAGCCAGGCCCAGATGTGCAGGAGAGCCATCCTGGGGGGCTACAAGGAGCTCATGGCCAGATCCTTGGGCCAGAAGGGCTGCCTGCCCTCGCCCACCAGGGTCTGGAAGAGGAGTCCAGGGTGGAGGAAAGTAAAGGAGTGGACCGAGGAGGGCAGGATCTCAGTTCAGAGCTATCCATTGAGGCTCTTGGCTTGAAAACTGGGCATTCAGAACTCCCCCAGCAAGAtttcctgcctgcttccctcccacATGACCCAGCACAGGCTCAGGCCGAAGCAGAAACCCCTGCTCCTGGAAAACCATCACCTCCAAGGGACTCTCCCCACACTGGGGCTCAGCCTGGGGATGGAGCAGGGCCCTGGGAGCCTACACAAACCCTCCCAACCAGGGCTGAACTGGAAGCCCAACCCAGGCCCCCACCCACAACTGCTCACGCAGAAGAACAAGGTCCCCCTCAATCCAGAGACCCGAGGGCAGAGAACTGGCCTAAAGACCCAGGAATGGACTCCAGGGGTGCTGGGTCAACCCCATTTCCAGGGGAGCACATGGCCAGTGAGCCTCCTTCAGCCAACCCTGATTACGCCTTCCATGTCATCTTCCTGGGAGACTCGAACGTGGGCAAAACATCTTTCCTGCACCTGCTGCATCAGAACTCATTTGCTACTCAGCTGACAGCCACCGTAG GAGTGGATTTTCGGGTCAAAAACCTGATGGTGGACAACAAGTGCTTTGCGCTGCAGCTCTGGGACACGGCTGGCCAGGAGAG GTACCACAGCATGACGCGGCAGCTGCTCCGCAAAGCTGATGGAGTGGTGCTCATGTACGATGTCACCTCCCAGGAGAGCTTTGCCCATGTGCGCTACTGGCTGGACTGTCTCCAG GAGCTGGGGGTCTCCTTTGGAGAGTGCAGTGCTGCCCTGGGTCACAACATCCTGGAGCCCGTGGTGAATCTGGCCCG GTCACTCAAGATGCAAGAAGACCGACTAAAGGGCTCACTGGTGGAGGTGGCCCCTGAGAAGCCACCAAAGAGAGCTGGTTGCTGCTCATGA